In Numida meleagris isolate 19003 breed g44 Domestic line unplaced genomic scaffold, NumMel1.0 unplaced_Scaffold900, whole genome shotgun sequence, the genomic window cagcagctgcaggcgGTCGTGGCGGCGGAGCAGCGCGTTGCGGGCGTTGACCAGCGAGAACCATTCCCCGATCAGAAGCTCCNNNNNNNNNNNNNNNNNNNNNNNNNNNNNNNNNNNNNNNNNNNNNNNNNNNNNNNNNNNNNNNNNNNNNNNNNNNNNNNNNNNNNNNNNNNNNNNNNNNNNNNNNNNNNNNNNNNNNNNNNNNNNNNNNNNNNNNNNNNNNNNNNNNNNNNNNNNNNNNNNNNNNNNNNNNNNNNNNNNNNNNNNNNNNNNNNNNNNNNNNNNNNNNNNNNNNNNNNNNNNNNNNNNNNNNNNNNNNNNNNNNNNNNNNNNNNNNNNNNNNNNNNNNNNNNNNNNNNNNNNNNNNNNNNNNNNNNNNNNNNNNNNNNNNNNNNNNNNNNNNNNNNNNNNNNNNNNNNNNNNNNNNNNNNNNNNNNNNNNNNNNNNNNNNNNNNNNNNNNNNNNNNNNNNNNNNNNNNNNNNNNNNNNNNNNNNNNNNNNNNNNNNNNNNNNNNNNNNNNNNNNNNNNNNNNNNNNNNNNNNNNNNNNNNNNNNNNNNNNNNNNNNNNNNNNNNNNNNNNNNNNNNNNNNNNNNNNNNNNNNNNNNNNNNNNNNNNNNNNNNNNNNNNNNNNNNNNNNNNNNNNNNNNNNNNNNNNNNNNNNNNNNNNNNNNNNNNNNNNNNNNNNNNNNNNNNNNNNNNNNNNNNNNNNNNNNNNNNNNNNNNNNNNNNNNNNNNNNNNNNNNNNNNNNNNNNNNNNNNNNNNNNNNNNNNNNNNNNNNNNNNNNNNNNNNNNNNNNNNNNNNNNNNNNNNNNNNNNNNNNNNNNNNNNNNNNNNNNNNNNNNNNNNNNNNNNNNNNNNNNNNNNNNNNNNNNNNNNNNNNNNNNNNNNNNNNNNNNNNNNNNNNNNNNNNNNNNNNNNNNNNNNNNNNNNNNNNNNNNNNNNNNNNNNNNNNNNNNNNNNNNNNNNNNNNNNNNNNNNNNNNNNNNNNNNNNNNNNNNNNNNNNNNNNNNNNNNNNNNNNNNNNNNNNNNNNNNNNNNNNNNNNNNNNNNNNNNNNNNNNNNNNNNNNNNNNNNNNNNNNNNNNNNNNNNNNNNNNNNNNNNNNNNNNNNNNNNNNNNNNNNNNNNNNNNNNNNNNNNNNNNNNNNNNNNNNNNNNNNNNNNNNNNNNNNNNNNNNNNNNNNNNNNNNNNNNNNNNNNNNNNNNNNNNNNNNNNNNNNNNNNNNNNNNNNNNNNNNNNNNNNNNNNNNNNNNNNNNNNNNNNNNNNNNNNNNNNNNNNNNNNNNNNNNNNNNNNNNNNNNNNNNNNNNNNNNNNNNNNNNNNNNNNNNNNNNNNNNNNNNNNNNNNNNNNNNNNNNNNNNNNNNNNNNNNNNNNNNNNNNNNNNNNNNNNNNNNNNNNNNNNNNNNNNNNNNNNNNNNNNNNNNNNNNNNNNNNNNNNNNNNNNNNNNNNNNNNNNNNNNNNNNNNNNNNNNNNNNNNNNNNNNNNNNNNNNNNNNNNNNNNNNNNNNNNNNNNNNNNNNNNNNNNNNNNNNNNNNNNNNNNNNNNNNNNNNNNNNNNNNNNNNNNNNNNNNNNNNNNNNNNNNNNNNNNNNNNNNNNNNNNNNNNNNNNNNNNNNNNNNNNNNNNNNNNNNNNNNNNNNNNNNNNNNNNNNNNNNNNNNNNNNNNNNNNNNNNNNNNNNNNNNNNNNNNNNNNNNNNNNNNNNNNNNNNNNNNNNNNNNNNNNNNNNNNNNNNNNNNNNNNNNNNNNNNNNNNNNNNNNNNNNNNNNNNNNNNNNNNNNNNNNNNNNNNNNNNNNNNNNNNNNNNNNNNNNNNNNNNNNNNNNNNNNNNNNNNNNNNNNNNNNNNNNNNNNNNNNNNNNNNNNNNNNNNNNNNNNNNNNNNNNNNNNNNNNNNNNNNNNNNNNNNNNNNNNNNNNNNNNNNNNNNNNNNNNNNNNNNNNNNNNNNNNNNNNNNNNNNNNNNNNNNNNNNNNNNNNNNNNNNNNNNNNNNNNNNNNNNNNNNNNNNNNNNNNNNNNNNNNNNNNNNNNNNNNNNNNNNNNNNNNNNNNNNNNNNNNNNNNNNNNNNNNNNNNNNNNNNNNNNNNNNNNNNNNNNNNNNNNNNNNNNNNNNNNNNNNNNNNNNNNNNNNNNNNNNNNNNNNNNNNNNNNNNNNNNNNNNNNNNNNNNNNNNNNNNNNNNNNNNNNNNNNNNNNNNNNNNNNNNNNNNNNNNNNNNNNNNNNNNNNNNNNNNNNNNNNNNNNNNNNNNNNNNNNNNNNNNNNNNNNNNNNNNNNNNNNNNNNNNNNNNNNNNNNNNNNNNNNNNNNNNNNNNNNNNNNNNNNNNNNNNNNNNNNNNNNNNNNNNNNNNNNNNNNNNNNNNNNNNNNNNNNNNNNNNNNNNNNNNNNNNNNNNNNNNNNNNNNNNNNNNNNNNNNNNNNNNNNNNNNNNNNNNNNNNNNNNNNNNNNNNNNNNNNNNNNNNNNNNNNNNNNNNNNNNNNNNNNNNNNNNNNNNNNNNNNNNNNNNNNNNNNNNNNNNNNNNNNNNNNNNNNNNNNNNNNNNNNNNNNNNNNNNNNNNNNNNNNNNNNNNNNNNNNNNNNNNNNNNNNNNNNNNNNNNNNNNNNNNNNNNNNNNNNNNNNNNNNNNNNNNNNNNNNNNNNNNNNNNNNNNNNNNNNNNNNNNNNNNNNNNNNNNNNNNNNNNNNNNNNNNNNNNNNNNNNNNNNNNNNNNNNNNNNNNNNNNNNNNNNNNNNNNNNNNNNNNNNNNNNNNNNNNNNNNNNNNNNNNNNNNNNNNNNNNNNNNNNNNNNNNNNNNNNNNNNNNNNNNNNNNNNNNNNNNNNNNNNNNNNNNNNNNNNNNNNNNNNNNNNNNNNNNNNNNNNNNNNNNNNNNNNNNNNNNNNNNNNNNNNNNNNNNNNNNNNNNNNNNNNNNNNNNNNNNNNNNNNNNNNNNNNNNNNNNNNNNNNNNNNNNNNNNNNNNNNNNNNNNNNNNNNNNNNNNNNNNNNNNNNNNNNNNNNNNNNNNNNNNNNNNNNNNNNNNNNNNNNNNNNNNNNNNNNNNNNNNNNNNNNNNNNNNNNNNNNNNNNNNNNNNNNNNNNNNNNNNNNNNNNNNNNNNNNNNNNNNNNNNNNNNNNNNNNNNNNNNNNNNNNNNNNNNNNNNNNNNNNNNNNNNNNNNNNNNNNNNNNNNNNNNNNNNNNNNNNNNNNNNNNNNNNNNNNNNNNNNNNNNNNNNNNNNNNNNNNNNNNNNNNNNNNNNNNNNNNNNNNNNNNNNNNNNNNNNNNNNNNNNNNNNNNNNNNNNNNNNNNNNNNNNNNNNNNNNNNNNNNNNNNNNNNNNNNNNNNNNNNNNNNNNNNNNNNNNNNNNNNNNNNNNNNNNNNNNNNNNNNNNNNNNNNNNNNNNNNNNNNNNNNNNNNNNNNNNNNNNNNNNNNNNNNNNNNNNNNNNNNNNNNNNNNNNNNNNNNNNNNNNNNNNNNNNNNNNNNNNNNNNNNNNNNNNNNNNNNNNNNNNNNNNNNNNNNNNNNNNNNNNNNNNNNNNNNNNNNNNNNNNNNNNNNNNNNNNNNNNNNNNNNNNNNNNNNNNNNNNNNNNNNNNNNNNNNNNNNNNNNNNNNNNNNNNNNNNNNNNNNNNNNNNNNNNNNNNNNNNNNNNNNNNNNNNNNNNNNNNNNNNNNNNNNNNNNNNNNNNNNNNNNNNNNNNNNNNNNNNNNNNNNNNNNNNNNNNNNNNNNNNNNNNNNNNNNNNNNNNNNNNNNNNNNNNNNNNNNNNNNNNNNNNNNNNNNNNNNNNNNNNNNNNNNNNNNNNNNNNNNNNNNNNNNNNNNNNNNNNNNNNNNNNNNNNNNNNNNNNNNNNNNNNNNNNNNNNNNNNNNNNNNNNNNNNNNNNNNNNNNNNNNNNNNNNNNNNNNNNNNNNNNNNNNNNNNNNNNNNNNNNNNNNNNNNNNNNNNNNNNNNNNNNNNNNNNNNNNNNNNNNNNNNNNNNNNNNNNNNNNNNNNNNNNNNNNNNNNNNNNNNNNNNNNNNNNNNNNNNNNNNNNNNNNNCAACCCCCCAGCCCGAATTATTGTAGACCCTACAACAACAACACCCCCCCCCAATTATTGTAGACCCTACAATAACACAGCTCTCACCGTGGGGGTCCCGGTGCCGGGGGGGTCCCCGCGCTCCCCCCTCCGTTTCCGCACCAGGTCGGCGTCGCGCAGGTGGCTGAGGGCGCGGGGGGGGGCGCGGGACCCCCAGCTCCGGCGGCGCGACCTCGGGGGGGGCACCGGGACCCCCagggggggggttgggggcTCTATGGGGTTTGGGGTCTCCGTTGGGACCCCAGCGGGTTTTGGGGGCTCTATTGGGATCTCTATGGGTTTTGGGGTCTCCATTGGGATCTCTATGGGGCTTGGGGTCTCCATCGGGACCCCAGAAGGTTTTGGGGTCCCTGTTGGGATCTCTATGGGTTTTGGGGTCTCTGATGTGGGTTTTGGGGTCTCCATTGGGACCTCTATGGGATTTGGGGTCTCCATTGGCATCTCTGTGGCGTTTGGGGTCTCTGTTCTGGGTCTTGGGGGCTCTGTTGGGATCTCTATGGGTTTTGGGGTCTCTGTTGTGGGTTTTGAGGGCGCCGTTGGCATCTCTATGGGGTTTGGGGTCTCCATTGGGACCTCTATGGGGTTTGGGGTCTCCGTTGGGACCCCAGCAGGTTTTGGGGTCTCTgctggggtctctatggggtttgGGGTCTCTGTTGGGACTTCTATGGGGTTTGGGGTCTCCATTGGGACCTCTATATGGTTTGAGGTCTCTACTGGGACCCCAGCGGGTTTTGGGGTCTCTGTTGGGATCTCTATGGGTTTGGGGGTCTCTGTTGTGGGTTTTGGGATCTCCATTGGGACCCCAGTGGATTCTGGGGTCTCCATTGGGACCTCTATGGGGTTTGGGGTCTCCGTTGGAACCCCAGTAGGTTTTGGGGTCTCCattggggtctctgtggggtttGGGGTCTCTGTTGTGGGTTTTGGGGTCTCCATTGGGACTTCTATATGGTTTGA contains:
- the LOC110392066 gene encoding uncharacterized protein LOC110392066 yields the protein MEDPMRTVENPKTAENPMGTEENPKNRENPKGTKENLAGTMKTPKPTKIPMETPKPPEPPTETPKPIDTPAETPKPTGVPMETPEPTTETPKPIEIPTETPKPTGVPMETSNHIEIPMETPKPIEIPTETPKPAGVPIETSNHIEVPMETPKPTTETPNPTETPMETPKPTGVPTETPNPIEVPMETPESTGVPMEIPKPTTETPKPIEIPTETPKPAGVPVETSNHIEVPMETPNPIEVPTETPNPIETPAETPKPAGVPTETPNPIEVPMETPNPIEMPTAPSKPTTETPKPIEIPTEPPRPRTETPNATEMPMETPNPIEVPMETPKPTSETPKPIEIPTGTPKPSGVPMETPSPIEIPMETPKPIEIPIEPPKPAGVPTETPNPIEPPTPPLGVPVPPPRSRRRSWGSRAPPRALSHLRDADLVRKRRGERGDPPGTGTPTVRAVLL